In a genomic window of Cyprinus carpio isolate SPL01 chromosome A10, ASM1834038v1, whole genome shotgun sequence:
- the LOC109087766 gene encoding olfactory receptor 1496-like has product MSSMQSNSSANVTFVRPATFFINGFSNVPHAKYYYVFLSLVYVVTVLGNSFIMCIIYLARRLHTAKYIAVFHLAFSDLCGSSALIPKVIDTFLFEHQVISFEACLANMFFVYHFMNLQSLTLLVLAYDRLVAICFPLQYHAIVTKPAMFLIIGVMWMLSVTFFSVLVSLLNRLSLCRSNVIDSYFCDHFLIYRLACNDNSINILIGKISFGLLICTPLILIIITYFCISVALLKIAHGADRIKAIKTCTSHLILVTIGYLPIISNNIASITTLFHPNTRLINNSLTQTIPPMLNPIIYTLKTEEVMQSIKELYKRRKMNTVVERRIKCNWKNSKQKLQV; this is encoded by the coding sequence ATGAGCTCCATGCAGTCAAATTCCTCTGCAAATGTGACTTTTGTTCGTCCTGCAACATTTTTCATCAATGGCTTTTCTAATGTTCCACATGCAAAATACTACTATGTGTTCTTGTCTTTAGTGTATGTTGTGACTGTTTTAGGGAATTCATTTATCATGTGTATCATATATTTGGCCCGCAGACTTCACACAGCCAAATACATTGCTGTTTTTCATCTGGCCTTTTCTGACCTGTGTGGAAGCTCAGCTTTGATTCCAAAAGTCattgacacatttttatttgagCATCAGGTTATTTCATTTGAAGCATGTTTggcaaatatgttttttgtatatcATTTCATGAATCTGCAGTCTTTGACACTACTTGTTTTGGCTTATGACAGACTTGTTGCTATTTGTTTTCCTCTACAGTATCATGCCATTGTAACCAAACCAGCCATGTTTCTGATCATAggtgtgatgtggatgttgtctgtcacatttttttctgtacttgtAAGTTTGCTAAATAGACTCTCTTTGTGTAGATCTAATGTGATCGATAGTTATTTTTGTGATCATTTCCTTATTTATAGACTTGCTTGCAATGataattctataaatattttGATAGGAAAAATTAGCTTTGGTCTCCTGATTTGCACACCACTAATACTGATCATCATCacatatttctgtatttctgtggCTCTGCTTAAGATTGCTCATGGTGCTGACCGGATCAAAGCCATAAAAACCTGCACCTCACATCTCATTTTGGTGACAATTGGTTATCTCCCAATTATAAGCAATAATATTGCATCTATAACAACACTTTTCCATCCAAACACCCGGTTAATAAACAATTCCCTGACACAGACAATACCTCCTATGCTGAATCCTATCATATACACTCTAAAGACAGAAGAGGTCATGCAGTCCATAAAAGAACTGTACAAACGACGCAAGATGAATACTGTTGTAGAAAGAAGAATAAAATGCAACTGGaagaattcaaaacaaaaattacaggTTTAA
- the LOC109087764 gene encoding olfactory receptor 1-like, whose translation MSSMQSNSSANVSFVRPATFFIKGFSNVPHVKYYYMFLSLVYVVTVLGNSFIMCVIYLARRLHTAKYIAVFHLAFSDLCGSSALIPKVIDTFLFEHQVVSYEACLANMFFVYHFMNLQSLTLLVLAYDRLVAICFPLQYHAIVTKPAMFLIIGVMWSFSVTFFSVLVGLVNRLSFCGSNVIDSHFCDQGLIYKLACNDNSINTSMGKISFGLLMCTPLILIIISYFCIALALLKIAHGADRIKAMKTCTSHLMLVAIGYLPLISNNIAALTTSIDPNTRIINNSLRQVIPSMLNPIIYTLKTEEVMQSIKEMYKRNKVNTTQERRMKCTWKK comes from the coding sequence ATGAGCTCCATGCAGTCAAACTCGTCTGCAAATGTGAGTTTTGTTCGTCCtgcaacattttttataaaaggcTTTTCTAATGTTCCACATGTGAAATACTACTATATGTTCTTGTCTTTAGTGTATGTTGTGACTGTTTTAGGGAATTCATTTATCATGTGTGTCATATATTTGGCCCGCAGACTTCACACAGCCAAATACATTGCTGTTTTTCATCTGGCCTTTTCTGATCTGTGTGGAAGCTCGGCTTTGATTCCAAAAGTCattgacacatttttatttgagCATCAGGTTGTTTCATATGAAGCTTGCTTggcaaatatgttttttgtatatcATTTCATGAATCTGCAGTCTTTGACACTACTTGTTTTGGCTTATGACAGACTGGTTGCTATTTGTTTTCCTCTTCAGTATCATGCCATTGTAACCAAACCAGCCATGTTTCTGATCATAGGGGTAATGTGGAGTTTTTctgtgacatttttttctgtacttgtAGGTTTGGTGAATAGACTCTCGTTTTGTGGATCTAATGTGATTGATAGTCATTTTTGTGATCAAGGCCTTATCTATAAACTAGCTTGTAATGATAATTCTATAAATACTTCGATGGGAAAAATTAGCTTTGGTCTTCTCATGTGCACACCACTCATACTGatcatcatttcatatttctgcaTTGCTCTTGCTCTGCTTAAGATTGCTCATGGTGCTGACCGGATCAAGGCCATGAAAACCTGCACCTCACATCTCATGTTGGTGGCAATCGGTTATCTCCCACTTATAAGCAATAATATTGCAGCCTTAACAACATCTATTGATCCAAACACCCGGATAATTAACAACTCTTTGAGACAGGTAATACCATCTATGTTAAATCCCATAATATACACTCTAAAGACAGAGGAGGTCATGCAATCcataaaagaaatgtacaaacGCAATAAGGTGAACACAACTCAAGAAAGAAGAATGAAATGcacttggaaaaaataa
- the LOC109087759 gene encoding olfactory receptor 10G4-like, producing the protein MAAENYTVNNVESFIITGFDHLQNQKLLGFLILITYMLILLGNGINLCIISINRHLHKPMYILICNLAVVDIMFSSTCSTTMISVLLAETKTVSYYSCISRTYFYHLGDIIVCIALTLMAIDRLIAIKIPLRYHSIVTNSRTFLLISLTWLIGFSIMGVVISVVDNVPYCQPVIRYVFCDYPSMIRAACVNPEPYFFLPAMISLWLLCGQFPFILCTYAVLAYSVTRLSNNSSKKQMISTCSSHLIVLFSYYAPKLVSVLLTRIGVVLSLTDRNAVTIVASIVPSLINPTVYCTRTKEIRKRLADVFLHKRIVPNHLKVVS; encoded by the coding sequence ATGGCAGCTGAAAATTACACTGTGAACAATGTAGAGAGCTTTATAATCACTGGATTTGATCACCTGCAGAATCAAAAACTCCTTGGATTCCTCATCTTAATAACCTACATGCTCATACTGCTTGGGAACGGCATTAATCTGTGTATCATCTCGATTAACAGGCATTTACACAAACCAATGTACATATTAATCTGTAATCTAGCTGTTGTTGACATAATGTTCTCTTCTACCTGCAGCACAACCATGATCTCAGTGCTGCTGGCTGAGACTAAAACAGTTTCATATTACTCTTGTATCTCAAGGACATACTTTTATCATCTCGGTGATATCATAGTATGCATTGCTCTAACATTAATGGCAATAGACCGACTTATTGCGATCAAGATTCCATTAAGGTACCACAGCATAGTAACAAATTCACGAACATTTCTGCTTATTTCTCTGACTTGGCTCATTGGTTTTTCTATTATGGGTGTTGTGATATCAGTGGTAGACAACGTCCCATACTGTCAGCCTGTCATCAGATATGTGTTTTGTGATTATCCTTCTATGATCAGAGCTGCTTGTGTTAATCCTGAACCATATTTTTTCTTGCCTGCAATGATCAGTCTTTGGCTGTTGTGTGGACAGTTTCCCTTTATTCTGTGTACCTATGCTGTCCTGGCTTACAGTGTTACTAGACTCTCCAACAACTCAAGCAAAAAGCAAATGATCAGCACTTGCTCCAGTCATCTCATTGTCTTGTTTAGTTATTATGCACCAAAGCTGGTTTCTGTTTTACTAACTCGAATAGGAGTTGTGCTAAGTTTAACAGACAGAAACGCAGTAACAATCGTAGCCTCTATTGTTCCTTCATTAATAAACCCCACTGTTTATTGCACCAGGACTAAAGAGATCAGGAAACGATTAGCAGATGTATTTTTGCACAAAAGAATTGTACCAAATCACTTAAAGGTtgtatcataa